One genomic region from Ptychodera flava strain L36383 chromosome 5, AS_Pfla_20210202, whole genome shotgun sequence encodes:
- the LOC139133913 gene encoding uncharacterized protein isoform X2, which produces MREWGCCDAEVISRAEEVEKQLQLVKETIESPSRTGVTFEVARVSPCNEKLPSGSHIKDITARTKQKIESCFQTDANIVSSGTLHALVKAVHLAYDNHYPLVLSPDMIWLCISQGLAIHINQNSKQLREKFVAHSGKKKITIRRDDFVKGLATNPWPEVFGEFSQKIKDEIGVNNYDLITPKFSTTGPMEKAVGDIVLMDAMQSFFSYECSTLCGIPSITLEGTKEDWIAVREKAGKLEQYDLKWWTKELLPILDQFVKAASGKVDRKFWSDIYKLDDNSGGPYISGWIITLFPYREGFEGMVKNKCLDNWAISEEFFGLTTEAFTSGLARAPFVWDYHDEDSYKMHFVGGFMAVSQDTKTLALRPELGWAVVEAADVEGDQSPPRCSILDETL; this is translated from the exons ATGAGGGAGTGGGGCTGTTGTGATGCAGAGGTCATTTCAAGAGCTGAGGAGGTAGAGAAACAATTACAGCTTGTGAAAGAAACCATTGAGTCACCCAGTCGTACAG GAGTAACCTTTGAAGTGGCCAGGGTATCTCCCTGTAATGAAAAACTACCGTCTGGATCTCACATAAAAGATATCACAGCTCGAACCAAACAGAAGATTGAGAGTTGTTTTCAAACTGATGCCAACATTGTCAGCTCAGGAACTCTACATGCCTTGGTGAAGGCGGTACACCTGGCCTATGATAATCACTATCCATTGGTGTTGAGTCCAGACATGATATGGCTGTGTATCTCACAGGGATTAGCAATCCACATCAACCAGAATTCAAAGCAGCTGAGAGAGAAGTTTGTGGCACACTCTGGGAAGAAGAAGATAACAATCAGGAGAGATGATTTTGTAAAAGGCTTGGCAACCAATCCATGGCCAGAGGTGTTCGGTGAATTTTCACAGAAGATCAAAGATGAAATTGGAGTCAATAATTATGATCTCATCACTCCAAAGTTCAGCACAACTGGTCCAATGGAAAAGGCAGTGGGTGATATTGTCTTGATGGATGCTATGCAGTCATTCTTTTCATATGAGTGTTCGACTCTCTGTGGTATTCCATCCATTACGCTAGAGGGCACGAAGGAAGACTGGATAGCTGTCAGGGAAAAGGCAGGAAAACTGGAGCAGTATGATCTGAAGTGGTGGACTAAGGAACTGCTACCAATCTTGGATCAGTTTGTCAAGGCTGCTAGTGGGAAGGTGGACAGAAAATTCTGGTCTGATATCTACAAA CTAGATGATAATTCTGGAGGACCATACATATCTGGATGGATAATCACACTGTTTCCTTACCGTGAAGGTTTTGAGGGtatggtgaaaaataaatgcCTGGACAATTGGGCCATCAGTGAAGAGTTTTTTGGATTAACAACAGAAGCCTTCACATCTGGACTGGCAAGAGCACCATTTGTATGGGACTACCATGATGAAGATTCATACAAGATGCACTTTGTTGGTGGATTTATGGCAGTTTCTCAAGATACCAAGACACTGGCCTTAAGACCGGAGTTAGGATGGGCAGTTGTTGAAGCTGCAGATGTAGAGGGGGACCAGTCCCCTCCAAGGtgtagcatcctagatgaaacactgtaa
- the LOC139133913 gene encoding uncharacterized protein isoform X1, which translates to MANFSESGQSTSQPWKRQRKSMDDEESGSQAREMRDMREWGCCDAEVISRAEEVEKQLQLVKETIESPSRTGVTFEVARVSPCNEKLPSGSHIKDITARTKQKIESCFQTDANIVSSGTLHALVKAVHLAYDNHYPLVLSPDMIWLCISQGLAIHINQNSKQLREKFVAHSGKKKITIRRDDFVKGLATNPWPEVFGEFSQKIKDEIGVNNYDLITPKFSTTGPMEKAVGDIVLMDAMQSFFSYECSTLCGIPSITLEGTKEDWIAVREKAGKLEQYDLKWWTKELLPILDQFVKAASGKVDRKFWSDIYKLDDNSGGPYISGWIITLFPYREGFEGMVKNKCLDNWAISEEFFGLTTEAFTSGLARAPFVWDYHDEDSYKMHFVGGFMAVSQDTKTLALRPELGWAVVEAADVEGDQSPPRCSILDETL; encoded by the exons ATGGCAAACTTTTCGGAAAGCGGGCAGTCGACATCTCAACCTTGGAAAAGACAGCGAAAAAGCATGGATGACGAGGAAAGTGGTTCACAGGCACGAGAGATG AGGGATATGAGGGAGTGGGGCTGTTGTGATGCAGAGGTCATTTCAAGAGCTGAGGAGGTAGAGAAACAATTACAGCTTGTGAAAGAAACCATTGAGTCACCCAGTCGTACAG GAGTAACCTTTGAAGTGGCCAGGGTATCTCCCTGTAATGAAAAACTACCGTCTGGATCTCACATAAAAGATATCACAGCTCGAACCAAACAGAAGATTGAGAGTTGTTTTCAAACTGATGCCAACATTGTCAGCTCAGGAACTCTACATGCCTTGGTGAAGGCGGTACACCTGGCCTATGATAATCACTATCCATTGGTGTTGAGTCCAGACATGATATGGCTGTGTATCTCACAGGGATTAGCAATCCACATCAACCAGAATTCAAAGCAGCTGAGAGAGAAGTTTGTGGCACACTCTGGGAAGAAGAAGATAACAATCAGGAGAGATGATTTTGTAAAAGGCTTGGCAACCAATCCATGGCCAGAGGTGTTCGGTGAATTTTCACAGAAGATCAAAGATGAAATTGGAGTCAATAATTATGATCTCATCACTCCAAAGTTCAGCACAACTGGTCCAATGGAAAAGGCAGTGGGTGATATTGTCTTGATGGATGCTATGCAGTCATTCTTTTCATATGAGTGTTCGACTCTCTGTGGTATTCCATCCATTACGCTAGAGGGCACGAAGGAAGACTGGATAGCTGTCAGGGAAAAGGCAGGAAAACTGGAGCAGTATGATCTGAAGTGGTGGACTAAGGAACTGCTACCAATCTTGGATCAGTTTGTCAAGGCTGCTAGTGGGAAGGTGGACAGAAAATTCTGGTCTGATATCTACAAA CTAGATGATAATTCTGGAGGACCATACATATCTGGATGGATAATCACACTGTTTCCTTACCGTGAAGGTTTTGAGGGtatggtgaaaaataaatgcCTGGACAATTGGGCCATCAGTGAAGAGTTTTTTGGATTAACAACAGAAGCCTTCACATCTGGACTGGCAAGAGCACCATTTGTATGGGACTACCATGATGAAGATTCATACAAGATGCACTTTGTTGGTGGATTTATGGCAGTTTCTCAAGATACCAAGACACTGGCCTTAAGACCGGAGTTAGGATGGGCAGTTGTTGAAGCTGCAGATGTAGAGGGGGACCAGTCCCCTCCAAGGtgtagcatcctagatgaaacactgtaa